In Patescibacteria group bacterium, a single genomic region encodes these proteins:
- a CDS encoding LAGLIDADG family homing endonuclease, whose amino-acid sequence MARAWTTEEEHKYRQELSVLYERGNLSIGQIARRLGIAQQTVFKRIRRLGLVPHPERKSKYRNTRNDIRIPDEYSDDLAEFIGIMLGDGHLSHFQVVVTLGTKEIPYTRYVRRLITKIFKAKASISIRADGYRDVYLGSTVVTKWLRTHGLVSNKVLGQVAPPEWIFTKPSFKAAFVRGMFDTDGSVYRLRFGAQVSFSNRSMPLLRSLQLALRQLQYTPSEISGYQLYLTKNSDLRRFFTEIRPRNQKHVRRFKLFMKELKVAKRTKRAGTQAVNEDRL is encoded by the coding sequence ATGGCTCGCGCATGGACAACCGAAGAAGAACATAAGTATCGCCAAGAATTGAGCGTGCTCTATGAGCGTGGTAATTTATCTATCGGGCAAATTGCAAGACGTCTAGGTATTGCCCAGCAGACCGTCTTCAAACGTATTCGTCGGCTAGGTCTTGTTCCTCATCCTGAACGAAAATCAAAATATAGAAACACCCGGAATGATATTCGTATTCCTGATGAATACTCCGACGACTTGGCAGAATTTATCGGGATCATGCTCGGTGACGGACACTTGTCGCATTTTCAAGTGGTAGTGACTTTGGGCACCAAGGAGATTCCCTACACTCGCTATGTTCGCCGACTTATCACAAAGATTTTCAAGGCAAAGGCATCGATTTCGATCCGAGCTGACGGTTATCGGGATGTGTATCTTGGCTCGACCGTGGTTACAAAATGGCTCCGCACGCACGGCCTTGTTTCAAACAAGGTGCTAGGTCAGGTTGCGCCGCCCGAATGGATCTTTACGAAACCTTCTTTCAAGGCCGCTTTCGTGAGAGGCATGTTTGATACCGATGGCTCGGTGTACAGGCTGCGCTTCGGCGCCCAAGTTTCTTTTTCCAATCGGTCGATGCCACTCCTTCGGTCTTTACAATTGGCCTTAAGGCAATTACAATACACACCATCTGAGATCAGTGGGTACCAGCTGTATCTCACCAAGAATTCAGACCTCAGGCGATTTTTTACAGAGATTCGCCCGAGAAATCAGAAGCACGTTCGTCGATTCAAACTCTTCATGAAAGAGCTGAAGGTCGCAAAACGCACTAAGCGCGCAGGTACTCAAGCGGTCAACGAGGACCGGCTGTAA